The Setaria viridis chromosome 6, Setaria_viridis_v4.0, whole genome shotgun sequence genome contains a region encoding:
- the LOC117860557 gene encoding mRNA cap guanine-N(7) methyltransferase 1, with protein sequence MNKRPRDDPSSSFASAPKRQYGAGGGYGAQQGYSEDRGSARRVADHYSARSNQTLEERENSPIIHLKKLNNWIKSVLIQLYARPGDCVLDLACGKGGDLIKWDKAKVGYYVGVDIAEGSIKDCMTRYNGDTDQQRRKKFSFPARLICTDCYEARLDEYLSEDAPFDICSCQFALHYSWSTEARARQALANVSALLRPGGIFIGTMPDANVIIKRLRESEGLEFGNSVYWVSFGEEYAEKKFPASRPFGIKYKFHLEDAVDCPEWVVPFHLFKLLAEEYGLELVLMKNFHEFVHEYLQKAEFTELMRRLGALGDGRHDQSTLSQDEWEVSYLYLAFVLRKRGQPPSQRRSNNANRGKMFLTEGDIEVLGI encoded by the exons ATGAACAAGCGGCCCCGCGacgacccctcctcctccttcgcctcCGCGCCCAAGCGCCAGTACGGCGCAG GGGGCGGCTATGGCGCGCAGCAGGGGTACTCGGAGGACCGGGGCAgcgcgcggcgggtggcggaCCACTACAGCGCACGGTCCAACCAGACGCTCGAGGAGCGCGAGAACAGCCCCATCATCCACCTCAAGAAGCTCAACAACTGG ATAAAGAGCGTTCTAATCCAGCTATATGCACGCCCGGGCGACTGCGTGCTCGATCTTGCTTGCGGAAAG GGAGGTGATTTGATAAAGTGGGACAAAGCAAAGGTTGGCTACTATGTAGGGGTCGATATTGCCGAAGGCTCG ATAAAGGATTGCATGACTCGCTACAACGGTGATACAGATCAACAGCGAAGGAAGAAGTTCAGTTTTCCAGCACGACTTATTTGCACTGATTGTTATGAG GCACGCCTGGATGAATATTTATCTGAGGATGCCCCATTTGATATATGTAGCTGTCAG TTTGCTTTACATTATTCATGGTCAACTGAAGCACGTGCTAGACAAGCCTTGGCAAATGTGTCTGCATTACTTCGTCCTGGAGGCATTTTTATTGGGACAATGCCTGATGCTAATGTCATTATCAAAAGGCTTCGAGAAT CTGAAGGGTTGGAATTTGGGAACAGTGTTTACTGGGTTAGCTTCGGTGAGGAGTATGCTGAAAAG AAATTCCCTGCATCCAGGCCTTTTGGTATCAAGTACAAGTTTCACTTAGAG GATGCTGTTGATTGTCCAGAATGGGTTGTTCCATTCCATCTCTTCAAATTACTGGCAGAGGAG TATGGCCTTGAGCTGGTTCTGATGAAGAACTTCCATGAATTTGTACATGAGTACTTGCAAAAGGCAGAGTTTACTGAACTGATGCGGAGGCTAGGTGCCCTTGGTGATGGAAGGCATGACCAAA GTACTCTGTCACAGGATGAGTGGGAAGTTTCCTATCTCTATCTCGCGTTTGTCCTGCGTaag CGAGGGCAACCACCTAGCCAACGGAGATCCAATAATGCAAACAGAGGGAAGATGTTCCTCACCGAGGGCGATATCGAGGTTCTCGGGATATAG
- the LOC117860558 gene encoding uncharacterized protein, which translates to MGGGVMRTAAKVGIAGGAAAASAAKGGRFRHAAPAFATAPAAASGAEAAPLVSSASGAEVPPAAAQWAASWELDDWEFADWRDDAASVVVAEREAAAAAAKPRLVFAPPSREEAEEATTELRDAIERAYFNESPVEVVKEQDKELNKLATDAIIPSMPGHVVQAFTLLKSSPEAQSVVASLASDRNVWDAVLKNEKVMEFYKTHQTTLVQTFPEEAATVESPEKFEDATSENAPTGSPFADFVDKAKKTMMDVVDNITHFFQDLLHPPAEAQAGAGSSAEKGPSLAEMAVGGSFMALTIAVILVVLFKRA; encoded by the exons ATGGGGGGAGGTGTCATGCGCACCGCAGCGAAGGTCGGCATCGCcggtggcgccgcggcggcgtcggcggcaaAGGGCGGCCGGTTCCGCCACGCCGCGCCGGCCTTCGCcacggcccccgccgcggcctcggGTGCCGAGGCCGCGCCGCTGGTCTCCTCCGCCTCGGGCGCCGAGGTGCCCCCCGCGGCAGCGCAGTGGGCGGCGTCCTGGGAGCTGGACGACTGGGAGTTCGCCGACTGGAGGGACGACGCGGCGTCCGTCGTGGtggcggagagggaggcggcggcggccgccgcgaagCCCAGGCTGGTcttcgcgccgccgtcgagggaggaggccgaggaggccACCACCGAGCTCAGGGACGCCATAGAGAG GGCGTATTTCAATGAGTCGCCAGTTGAGGTTGTTAAGGAACAAGATAAAGAACTGAATAAGCTGGCAACAGATGCAATAATTCCTTCTATGCCTGGACATGTAGTCCAGGCCTTTACATTGCTGAAATCAAGCCCAGAGGCTCAG AGTGTTGTCGCCTCCCTTGCATCAGATAGAAATGTCTGGGATGCAGTATTGAAGAATGAGAAAGTTATGGAATTTTACAAGACTCACCAGACAA CTCTAGTTCAGACATTCCCTGAGGAAGCTGCCACAGTAGAATCGCCTGAGAAGTTTGAAGATGCCACCTCTGAAAATGCACCCACCGGCTCACCTTTCGCAGACTTTGTGGACAAGGCGAAGAAGACGATGATGGACGTGGTCGATAATATAACCCACTTCTTCCAGGACTTGTTGCATCCCCCAGCGGAAGCCCAGGCTGGAGCAGGCTCCTCAGCTGAGAAGGGCCCTTCTTTGGCAGAGATGGCTGTCGGCGGTTCCTTCATGGCTCTGACCATAGCGGTCATCCTAGTTGTTCTGTTCAAGAGGGCATGA